In one Silene latifolia isolate original U9 population chromosome 10, ASM4854445v1, whole genome shotgun sequence genomic region, the following are encoded:
- the LOC141605950 gene encoding leucine-rich repeat extensin-like protein 4, producing MKYTTQTPHFSLYFTLLLFFFSSISDATFVQTTRLTDAEASYIRRRQLLYYIDEFGDRGERVSIPPSFQFANSRLRDAYIALQAWKLAILSDPRNLTANWVGPDVCHYNGVYCARAPDNPSITTVAGIDLNHGDIAGYLPEELGLLRDLALFHINSNRFCGTLPHRFSNLRLLFELDISNNRFAGRFPDVVLGLPSLKFLDIRFNEFEGNVPRELFDKDLDAIFINHNRFRFELPQNFGNSPASVIVLANNNFHGCIPESLVNMSNLNEILFMNNGFMSCLPTALGQLQNLTVFDVSFNKLMGELPLSIGQISSLEQLDVAHNMFTGEVPGSICSLPNLQNFTYSYNLFTSEAPVCLRLPAADDRRNCIPQRPLQRSARQCRALLAKQVDCSAFGCNRFVPSLPNPPPSFGPGYGPSTPLPGYSPPSVYPPSMYSPPPPSLPGYSPPSVSPVHPPTFDSPPPSSPGYSPPPSSSPGYSPPPSSPGYSPPSLSPGHSPPSPPSSSPGYSPPPSSSPIYSPPSPPSSSPGYSPPPSSSPIYSPPSPPSSSPGYSPPSPPSSSVYTPPPSSSVYSPPSPFYSPPPPPPYIFASPPPPPPGSFYPSPPSLYPPPSSELPPPSEGHSPLPTPAHLSPRSPSLPPIYYYSSPPPPPPSPMYLYSSPPPPTPVYHRPFPPLVGLPYSSPPPPPVQPFN from the coding sequence ATGAAGTATACAACCCAAACACCCCACTTCTCCTTATACTTCactcttttattattctttttcTCATCCATTTCGGATGCTACCTTTGTCCAAACCACTAGACTAACAGATGCTGAAGCGAGCTACATTCGCCGCAGGCAACTGTTATACTACATAGACGAATTTGGCGACCGTGGCGAAAGAGTATCCATCCCACCGAGCTTTCAGTTTGCCAACTCCAGGCTGCGGGACGCTTACATTGCACTCCAAGCATGGAAACTAGCCATATTATCCGACCCAAGAAATCTGACCGCCAATTGGGTCGGACCGGACGTGTGTCACTACAATGGCGTTTACTGTGCACGTGCCCCGGATAACCCGTCCATCACAACGGTTGCGGGTATTGATCTTAACCATGGTGATATTGCGGGTTACCTTCCGGAAGAGCTTGGTCTTCTTCGAGACCTTGCTTTATTTCATATCAACTCGAACCGGTTTTGTGGGACACTTCCTCACAGATTCTCCAACTTACGGTTATTATTCGAGTTAGATATAAGTAACAACCGGTTCGCTGGCCGGTTCCCGGACGTGGTTCTCGGGTTACCTAGTTTAAAGTTCTTGGATATTCGGTTCAATGAGTTCGAGGGTAATGTTCCTAGAGAATTATTCGATAAAGATCTCGACGCAATTTTTATTAACCATAACCGGTTCCGGTTCGAGCTTCCCCAAAACTTCGGGAACTCGCCTGCGTCAGTAATTGTCTTGGCGAATAATAACTTTCACGGGTGCATACCCGAAAGCTTGGTAAACATGTCGAATTTGAATGAAATCCTATTTATGAATAACGGGTTTATGTCGTGTTTACCAACGGCTTTGGGTCAGTTACAGAACCTAACGGTTTTCGACGTGAGTTTTAATAAATTGATGGGTGAATTACCCTTATCAATCGGTCAAATTTCGAGTTTGGAACAGTTAGATGTGGCACATAATATGTTTACTGGTGAAGTACCAGGAAGTATATGTAGCTTGCCGAATCTGCAAAACTTTACTTACTCGTATAACTTGTTTACGAGTGAAGCTCCGGTTTGTTTACGGCTTCCTGCTGCTGATGATAGGAGGAATTGTATACCACAGCGGCCGTTGCAGCGTAGTGCAAGACAATGTCGAGCATTGTTGGCTAAACAGGTTGATTGTAGTGCGTTTGGGTGTAACCGTTTTGTGCCTTCTTTGCCTAATCCGCCTCCGTCTTTTGGTCCTGGTTATGGTCCTTCAACTCCTCTACCGGGTTATTCTCCGCCGTCTGTCTACCCACCTTCTATGTATTCTCCTCCACCACCCTCGCTACCGGGGTATTCTCCACCTTCGGTTTCACCTGTCCATCCACCTACATTTGATTCTCCACCACCTTCGTCACCAGGATATTCTCCACCACCTTCTTCGTCACCAGGATATTCTCCACCACCTTCGTCACCAGGGTATTCTCCACCTTCTTTGTCACCAGGGCATTCTCCACCATCACCACCTTCTTCGTCACCAGGGTATTCTCCACCACCTTCTTCGTCACCAATATATTCTCCACCATCACCACCTTCTTCGTCACCAGGGTATTCTCCACCACCTTCTTCGTCACCAATATATTCTCCACCATCACCACCTTCTTCGTCACCAGGGTATTCTCCACCATCACCACCTTCGTCATCAGTTTATACTCCACCACCTTCGTCATCAGTGTATTCTCCACCATCACCATTCTACTCTCCACCGCCACCACCTCCATATATATTTGCttcaccaccaccgccgccacccgGTTCCTTCTACCCATCACCACCATCATTGTACCCACCACCTTCTTCAGAACTTCCACCACCATCTGAAGGACATTCTCCACTTCCTACACCAGCTCACTTATCCCCACGTTCGCCTTCGCTTCCACCAATATATTATTACTcttctccaccaccaccaccaccgtcaccaATGTATTTATACTCTTCTCCACCGCCACCGACACCGGTTTATCATAGGCCATTTCCACCACTTGTTGGGTTACCTTATtcgtcaccaccaccaccaccagtaCAACCTTTCAATTGA
- the LOC141608224 gene encoding uncharacterized protein LOC141608224, with the protein MYSSILDAIDTIGEISSEADIVKAESISYALRTFDFVFVTQLMVTIFGRIRDDGWDAHMEKVSAFCFKHGIDIPNMNDLYVIPGRHRRGRREVDNLKHFRAEVFMSVIDQILSEFNDRFNEKSKELLVCMSCFNPQNRFASFDTKKLRQLAEFYPSEFSRKDLLYFEYQLDTFKYDVQTDDRFWNLKTLNELSMKLVETMKHLTHSKVYMLLKLVLVLPVATQ; encoded by the exons ATGTACTCTTCCATCCTTGATGCGATTGATACAATTGGAGAGATTTCTAGTGAGGCAGACATTGTAAAGGCAGAGTCCATTTCTTATGCTTTGAGGACGTTTGATTTCGTATTTGTTACTCAATTAATGGTGACTATTTTTGgg AGGATAAGAGATGATGGATGGGATGCTCACATGGAAAAGGTTAGTGCATTTTGCTTTAAGCATGGCATTGATATTCCTAATATGAATGATTTGTATGTTATTCCAGGAAGACATAGACGTGGTCGACGAGAAGTAGATAATCTTAAACATTTTCGAGCTGAGGTTTTCATGAGCGTTATTGATCAAATTTTGTCAGAGTTTAACGATCGATTTAACGAGAAAAGTAAAGAACTCTTGGTATGTATGTCTTGCTTTAATCCTCAAAATCGATTTGCTTCTTTTGATACGAAGAAGCTCCGCCAACTTGCTGAGTTCTATCCTTCTGAATTTTCCCGTAAAGATTTGTTGTATTTTGAATATCAACTTGATACTTTCAAGTATGATGTTCAAACTGATGATAGATTTTGGAATCTCAAAACTCTTAACGAACTTTCCATGAAACTTGTTGAAACAATGAAACATTTGACTCATTCAAAGGTTTACATGCTTCTAAAGCTTGTGTTGGTTCTTCCGGTGGCAACGCAATGA
- the LOC141608225 gene encoding uncharacterized protein LOC141608225 yields MADVPTPSVTGAPLHQTPDSPSTIEPHNDRPTTTNPTVTNCNCCDLGINLVIEILPNLWEFGDNQTTFEKNIWPDSELRQPVTWKMSCLVVFKEHGGNQRILPSGSRQLYIQSFSRLIAHYFAYDCGPSSLPLNVDSEDGETHERGNSNPTSQPSIVLRLSETEIASLPHDPGLRKRISDYHPNDKEIVQREYIRRGPCQPKDYDFPQKLMSKSERKFKAEWFKNFESWLEYSQAKDVAFCFVCYLFKKDNAVGGDAFVSNGFKTWSRTDAFNNHVGNHKSTHNNAMRDLDNFMKQKYSIVSRFENHSTATKSAYLTRLEASIKTTRFLLLQGLSFRGHDEKETSLNRGNFIELLKLLAQHDQNIAKVVLENAPKNCILTSSKIQKQIVNACAMETTMKIVKELDGDFFGILADESVI; encoded by the exons ATGGCGGATGTTCCGACTCCGAGCGTCACTGGAGCACCGCTTCATCAGACGCCTGACTCGCCGTCGACAATCGAGCCACACAACGATCGCCCCACCACCACAAATCCGACAG TGACAAATTGCAATTGTTGTGATTTGGGTATAAACCTGGTTATCGAAATTTTACCAAATCTTTGGGAGTTTGGAGACAATCAAACAACTTTTGAAAAGAATATTTGGCCAGATTCCGAATTAAGGCAGCCTGTTACTTGGAAGATGAGTTGTTTGGTTGTCTTCAAAGAGCATGGTGGCAATCAACGAATCTTGCCTAGTGGAAGTAGACAA TTGTACATTCAGAGTTTCAGTCGACTAATTGCACATTATTTTGCATATGACT GTGGGCCGAGTTCTTTGCCACTTAATGTTGATTCTGAAGATGGTGAAACTCACGAGAGAGGTAATTCAAACCCGACATCACAACCTTCTATTGTATTAAGATTAAGTGAAACTGAGATTGCGTCTCTTCCACATGATCCGGGATTGAGGAAAAGAATATCAGATTATCATCCTAATgataaggaaatagtccaaaGGGAATATATTCGCAGAGGTCCTTGTCAACCTAAAGATTATGATTTTCCTCAAAAACTTATGAGCAAGTCAGAACGAAAGTTTAAGGCTGAGTGGTTTAAAAACTTTGAGTCTTGGCTCGAATATAGTCAAGCGAAAGATGTtgccttttgttttgtttgttatcttTTCAAAAAGGATAATGCGGTAGGAGGTGATGCCTTTGTTAGTAATGGGTTTAAAACTTGGAGTAGAACTGATGCCTTTAATAACCATGTTGGTAATCACAAGAGCACCCACAATAATGCTATGAGAGATCTTGATAATTTCATGAAGCAAAAATATTCCATAGTATCAAGATTTGAAAATCATTCTACCGCAACTAAAAGTGCATACCTTACTCGTTTAGAAGCTTCTATTAAAACTACAAGGTTTCTTTTACTACAAGGATTGTCATTTCGTGGTCATGATGAAAAAGAGACTTCATTGAATAGGGGAAATTTTATTGAGCTTTTGAAACTTCTTGCACAACATGATCAAAATATAGCAAAAGTTGTCTTAGAAAATGCTCCTAAAAATTGCATATTGACATCttctaaaattcaaaaacaaattGTTAATGCTTGTGCAATGGAGACAACTATGAAGATTGTGAAAGAACTTGATGGTGATTTTTTTGGTATTCTTGCTGATGAGTCGGTGATATAG